A single region of the Cucumis melo cultivar AY chromosome 3, USDA_Cmelo_AY_1.0, whole genome shotgun sequence genome encodes:
- the LOC103488185 gene encoding uncharacterized protein LOC103488185 isoform X5: MVSDPKSTLSKLKPDGGSRLKLESSDHKKKIDSSIKNSIPSSKHKSVSLVTKSEVKSKTISSSSKTTTKTTTTTTATAKVREKKIFNLPGQKYDPPEEREPLRIFYESLSKQIPASEMAEFWCG, translated from the exons ATGGTTTCAGACCCCAAGTCCACTCTTTCGAAGCTCAAACCTGATGGCGGCTCCAGGTTAAAGCTTGAATCATCTGATCATAAGAAGAAGATTGACAGCTCCATCAAGAACTCAATTCCCTCTTCCAAGCACAAATCCGTCTCTCTTGTCACCAAATCTGAG gTAAAATCAAAGACAATTTCGAGTTCTTCAAAGACGACAACAAAGACTACAACAACTACTACTGCTACTGCTAAAgtgagagaaaagaaaatctttAATTTGCCTGGTCAGAAATATGATCCACCTGAAGAG AGAGAGCCGCTTCGGATCTTCTACGAGTCCTTGTCGAAACAAATACCAGCAAGTGAAATGGCAGAGTTTTGGTGCG GATGA
- the LOC103488185 gene encoding uncharacterized protein LOC103488185 isoform X3, producing the protein MVSDPKSTLSKLKPDGGSRLKLESSDHKKKIDSSIKNSIPSSKHKSVSLVTKSEVKSKTISSSSKTTTKTTTTTTATAKVREKKIFNLPGQKYDPPEEREPLRIFYESLSKQIPASEMAEFWILKGSSLQIC; encoded by the exons ATGGTTTCAGACCCCAAGTCCACTCTTTCGAAGCTCAAACCTGATGGCGGCTCCAGGTTAAAGCTTGAATCATCTGATCATAAGAAGAAGATTGACAGCTCCATCAAGAACTCAATTCCCTCTTCCAAGCACAAATCCGTCTCTCTTGTCACCAAATCTGAG gTAAAATCAAAGACAATTTCGAGTTCTTCAAAGACGACAACAAAGACTACAACAACTACTACTGCTACTGCTAAAgtgagagaaaagaaaatctttAATTTGCCTGGTCAGAAATATGATCCACCTGAAGAG AGAGAGCCGCTTCGGATCTTCTACGAGTCCTTGTCGAAACAAATACCAGCAAGTGAAATGGCAGAGTTTTG GATACTTAAAGGATCAAGTCTTCAGATCTGTTAA
- the LOC103488185 gene encoding uncharacterized protein LOC103488185 isoform X1, whose protein sequence is MVSDPKSTLSKLKPDGGSRLKLESSDHKKKIDSSIKNSIPSSKHKSVSLVTKSEVKSKTISSSSKTTTKTTTTTTATAKVREKKIFNLPGQKYDPPEEREPLRIFYESLSKQIPASEMAEFWMMEHGMLSPEKAKKAYEKKLRRQKEQRTGTPIKSASAKPLSRPESSQRPQPPSKNGDIKAKKKIMNDSDDDDDFILSPKRRKM, encoded by the exons ATGGTTTCAGACCCCAAGTCCACTCTTTCGAAGCTCAAACCTGATGGCGGCTCCAGGTTAAAGCTTGAATCATCTGATCATAAGAAGAAGATTGACAGCTCCATCAAGAACTCAATTCCCTCTTCCAAGCACAAATCCGTCTCTCTTGTCACCAAATCTGAG gTAAAATCAAAGACAATTTCGAGTTCTTCAAAGACGACAACAAAGACTACAACAACTACTACTGCTACTGCTAAAgtgagagaaaagaaaatctttAATTTGCCTGGTCAGAAATATGATCCACCTGAAGAG AGAGAGCCGCTTCGGATCTTCTACGAGTCCTTGTCGAAACAAATACCAGCAAGTGAAATGGCAGAGTTTTG GATGATGGAGCATGGCATGTTATCTCCCGAAAAGGCTAAAAAGGCATATGAGAAGAAACTGAGAAGACAAAAGGAACAGAGAACGGGGACTCCGATTAAATCAGCATCAGCAAAACCCCTGAGCAGACCAGAGAGTTCCCAGAGGCCACAACCGCCATCCAAGAATGGTGATATAAAAGCAAAGAAAAAGATCATGAACGATAGTGACGATGACGACGACTTCATTTTAAGccccaaaagaagaaaaatgtag
- the LOC103488185 gene encoding uncharacterized protein LOC103488185 isoform X2, with product MVSDPKSTLSKLKPDGGSRLKLESSDHKKKIDSSIKNSIPSSKHKSVSLVTKSEVKSKTISSSSKTTTKTTTTTTATAKVREKKIFNLPGQKYDPPEEREPLRIFYESLSKQIPASEMAEFWCGYLKDQVFRSVNMNC from the exons ATGGTTTCAGACCCCAAGTCCACTCTTTCGAAGCTCAAACCTGATGGCGGCTCCAGGTTAAAGCTTGAATCATCTGATCATAAGAAGAAGATTGACAGCTCCATCAAGAACTCAATTCCCTCTTCCAAGCACAAATCCGTCTCTCTTGTCACCAAATCTGAG gTAAAATCAAAGACAATTTCGAGTTCTTCAAAGACGACAACAAAGACTACAACAACTACTACTGCTACTGCTAAAgtgagagaaaagaaaatctttAATTTGCCTGGTCAGAAATATGATCCACCTGAAGAG AGAGAGCCGCTTCGGATCTTCTACGAGTCCTTGTCGAAACAAATACCAGCAAGTGAAATGGCAGAGTTTTGGTGCG GATACTTAAAGGATCAAGTCTTCAGATCTGTTAATATGAACTGCTGA
- the LOC103488185 gene encoding uncharacterized protein LOC103488185 isoform X4, translated as MVSDPKSTLSKLKPDGGSRLKLESSDHKKKIDSSIKNSIPSSKHKSVSLVTKSEVKSKTISSSSKTTTKTTTTTTATAKVREKKIFNLPGQKYDPPEEREPLRIFYESLSKQIPASEMAEFWAPNRYSTTSS; from the exons ATGGTTTCAGACCCCAAGTCCACTCTTTCGAAGCTCAAACCTGATGGCGGCTCCAGGTTAAAGCTTGAATCATCTGATCATAAGAAGAAGATTGACAGCTCCATCAAGAACTCAATTCCCTCTTCCAAGCACAAATCCGTCTCTCTTGTCACCAAATCTGAG gTAAAATCAAAGACAATTTCGAGTTCTTCAAAGACGACAACAAAGACTACAACAACTACTACTGCTACTGCTAAAgtgagagaaaagaaaatctttAATTTGCCTGGTCAGAAATATGATCCACCTGAAGAG AGAGAGCCGCTTCGGATCTTCTACGAGTCCTTGTCGAAACAAATACCAGCAAGTGAAATGGCAGAGTTTTG GGCACCAAATAGATATTCAACCACTTCAAGTTGA